In a genomic window of Wyeomyia smithii strain HCP4-BCI-WySm-NY-G18 chromosome 1, ASM2978416v1, whole genome shotgun sequence:
- the LOC129717491 gene encoding uncharacterized protein LOC129717491 isoform X3, whose amino-acid sequence MLSLLYSRSGHFRVFFPFVTVISHSTANSSSSSVRSVRPISAYRQYSSLLRPEVVSQQHQQQRSAVLPEVTSRVYCHSSVAAVLVDKESNEDFEMAPRFERDDYKKDSYRGVKRTGTEFKRSNGRDRDGGGFRGGAGGGGRFGNSSGGGREKWSMESKQLQKINWSKMQLAPFKKDFYHEHPAIRNRSQRDVERFHEKHDITIIGNCPKPITEFDEIDMPDYVLNEIEKQGYQKPTPIQAQGWPIALSGLNMVGVAKTGSGKTLGYMLPAIIHINHQKPDPSIRGPLVLVLAPTRELAQQIQQVATDFGSSSYIRNTCLFGGSSKGPQAGDLRRGVEIVIATPGRLIDFLESGTTTLQRVTYLVLDEADRMLDMGFEPQIRKILEQIRPDRQILMWSATWPKEVQRLARDYLGDYVQINVGSLELSANHNITQHVKVIEEHEKNDELGKLLDTLYARGNPGKILVFTTTKRKCDQISNYLRRFGQDSVGMHGDKSQQERERALNRFRNSNSCILVATDVAARGLEAGTFRDGDKFDGNRLRLPVHLCSNANTRDALHMFHPGTVDVR is encoded by the exons ATGCTCTCTCTGCTCTACTCACGGTCGGGGCACTTTCGCGTTTTCTTTCCATTCGTGACTGTGATTAG CCATTCGACAGCtaatagcagcagcagtagtgttCGTAGCGTACGTCCAATCTCCGCATACAGGCAGTACAGCAGCTTGCTGCGGCCGGAAGTCGTTTCCCAACAACACCAACAGCAGAGGTCAGCGGTGCTCCCGGAAGTAACCAGCAGGGTTTATTGCCACTCTTCAGTAGCAGCAGTTTTAGTGGACAAGGAGAGCAACGAGGATTTCGAAAT GGCTCCGCGATTTGAACGTGACGACTACAAGAAGGACTCGTACCGTGGCGTGAAGCGCACGGGTACGGAATTCAAGCGCAGTAACGGTCGTGACCGCGATGGCGGTGGATTCCGTGGTGGTGCAGGTGGAGGTGGTCGGTTCGGTAATTCGTCCGGTGGTGGCCGTGAGAAGTGGTCAATGGAGAGCAAGCAACTGCAGAAAATTAACTGGAGCAAGATGCAGTTGGCTCCATTCAAAAAAGATTTCTACCATGAACATCCGGCTATCAGAAACCGCTCACAGCGGGATGTTGAACGGTTTCACGAGAAGCACGACATCACCATAATTGGCAATTGCCCGAAGCCGATCACCGAATTCGACGAAATTGACATGCCGGACTATGTGTTGAACGAAATTGAAAAGCAGGGCTATCAGAAGCCGACACCCATTCAGGCCCAAGGATGGCCAATTGCTTTGAGTGGTTTGAACATGGTCGGTGTAGCGAAAACCGGTTCCGGTAAAACGTTGGGTTACATGCTGCCCGCTATCATCCATATTAATCATCAGAAGCCTGACCCGAGTATCCGCGGTCCATTAGTCCTTGTTCTGGCGCCGACTCGTGAGTTGGCCCAGCAGATCCAACAGGTGGCGACCGATTTTGGCTCGTCGTCGTACATTCGCAACACTTGCTTATTTGGAGGTTCCAGCAAGGGACCTCAAGCAGGGGATCTTCGTCGGGGAGTTGAGATCGTTATAGCCACTCCCGGGCGTTTGATTGATTTTCTGGAAAGTGGAACCACAACGCTGCAACGCGTCACCTATTTGGTGTTGGATGAAGCCGATCGTATGTTGGACATGGGTTTCGAGCCTCAGATTCGCAAGATTCTGGAGCAGATCCGTCCGGATCGGCAAATTCTTATGTGGTCTGCCACCTGGCCAAAAGAGGTACAACGCCTAGCCCGAGACTATCTGGGCGATTACGTGCAAATTAACGTTGGATCATTGGAGCTGTCTGCTAATCATAATATTACTCAGCACGTGAAGGTCATCGAGGAACACGAGAAGAATGATGA ACTTGGAAAACTTTTAGACACCCTGTACGCTCGAGGCAACCCGGGCAAAATTTTAGTTTTCACCACGACGAAGCGCAAGTGCGACCAAATCTCCAACTATTTGCGTCGCTTCGGACAAGATTCGGTTGGCATGCATGGCGACAAAAGCCAGCAGGAACGCGAACGTGCATTGAATCGATTCCGCAACTCCAATAGCTGCATCCTGGTAGCCACCGATGTGGCCGCCCGTGGTCTCG AGGCCGGAACTTTTCGCGATGGGGATAAATTCGATGGCAATCGCTTGCGACTGCCAGTGCATCTCTGTAGTAACGCTAACACTCGCGACGCTTTGCATATGTTTCACCCGGGTACGGTAGACGTTCGTTGA
- the LOC129717491 gene encoding uncharacterized protein LOC129717491 isoform X1, producing the protein MLSLLYSRSGHFRVFFPFVTVISHSTANSSSSSVRSVRPISAYRQYSSLLRPEVVSQQHQQQRSAVLPEVTSRVYCHSSVAAVLVDKESNEDFEMAPRFERDDYKKDSYRGVKRTGTEFKRSNGRDRDGGGFRGGAGGGGRFGNSSGGGREKWSMESKQLQKINWSKMQLAPFKKDFYHEHPAIRNRSQRDVERFHEKHDITIIGNCPKPITEFDEIDMPDYVLNEIEKQGYQKPTPIQAQGWPIALSGLNMVGVAKTGSGKTLGYMLPAIIHINHQKPDPSIRGPLVLVLAPTRELAQQIQQVATDFGSSSYIRNTCLFGGSSKGPQAGDLRRGVEIVIATPGRLIDFLESGTTTLQRVTYLVLDEADRMLDMGFEPQIRKILEQIRPDRQILMWSATWPKEVQRLARDYLGDYVQINVGSLELSANHNITQHVKVIEEHEKNDELGKLLDTLYARGNPGKILVFTTTKRKCDQISNYLRRFGQDSVGMHGDKSQQERERALNRFRNSNSCILVATDVAARGLDVDGIKVVINYDFPQQTEDYVHRIGRTGRSESTGEAYTFFTSNERKMAKELVAVLEEAKQTIPPELLKWRHIGGGGFNRYGGGGGGNRFGTFKSGRGNDFGRGGNDRFDKGGPKRSFGGGSYGGSSNGYGASSNGYGGASSSTGGYGGASSSNGYGSSGFRNGASSSSTKHIKFND; encoded by the exons ATGCTCTCTCTGCTCTACTCACGGTCGGGGCACTTTCGCGTTTTCTTTCCATTCGTGACTGTGATTAG CCATTCGACAGCtaatagcagcagcagtagtgttCGTAGCGTACGTCCAATCTCCGCATACAGGCAGTACAGCAGCTTGCTGCGGCCGGAAGTCGTTTCCCAACAACACCAACAGCAGAGGTCAGCGGTGCTCCCGGAAGTAACCAGCAGGGTTTATTGCCACTCTTCAGTAGCAGCAGTTTTAGTGGACAAGGAGAGCAACGAGGATTTCGAAAT GGCTCCGCGATTTGAACGTGACGACTACAAGAAGGACTCGTACCGTGGCGTGAAGCGCACGGGTACGGAATTCAAGCGCAGTAACGGTCGTGACCGCGATGGCGGTGGATTCCGTGGTGGTGCAGGTGGAGGTGGTCGGTTCGGTAATTCGTCCGGTGGTGGCCGTGAGAAGTGGTCAATGGAGAGCAAGCAACTGCAGAAAATTAACTGGAGCAAGATGCAGTTGGCTCCATTCAAAAAAGATTTCTACCATGAACATCCGGCTATCAGAAACCGCTCACAGCGGGATGTTGAACGGTTTCACGAGAAGCACGACATCACCATAATTGGCAATTGCCCGAAGCCGATCACCGAATTCGACGAAATTGACATGCCGGACTATGTGTTGAACGAAATTGAAAAGCAGGGCTATCAGAAGCCGACACCCATTCAGGCCCAAGGATGGCCAATTGCTTTGAGTGGTTTGAACATGGTCGGTGTAGCGAAAACCGGTTCCGGTAAAACGTTGGGTTACATGCTGCCCGCTATCATCCATATTAATCATCAGAAGCCTGACCCGAGTATCCGCGGTCCATTAGTCCTTGTTCTGGCGCCGACTCGTGAGTTGGCCCAGCAGATCCAACAGGTGGCGACCGATTTTGGCTCGTCGTCGTACATTCGCAACACTTGCTTATTTGGAGGTTCCAGCAAGGGACCTCAAGCAGGGGATCTTCGTCGGGGAGTTGAGATCGTTATAGCCACTCCCGGGCGTTTGATTGATTTTCTGGAAAGTGGAACCACAACGCTGCAACGCGTCACCTATTTGGTGTTGGATGAAGCCGATCGTATGTTGGACATGGGTTTCGAGCCTCAGATTCGCAAGATTCTGGAGCAGATCCGTCCGGATCGGCAAATTCTTATGTGGTCTGCCACCTGGCCAAAAGAGGTACAACGCCTAGCCCGAGACTATCTGGGCGATTACGTGCAAATTAACGTTGGATCATTGGAGCTGTCTGCTAATCATAATATTACTCAGCACGTGAAGGTCATCGAGGAACACGAGAAGAATGATGA ACTTGGAAAACTTTTAGACACCCTGTACGCTCGAGGCAACCCGGGCAAAATTTTAGTTTTCACCACGACGAAGCGCAAGTGCGACCAAATCTCCAACTATTTGCGTCGCTTCGGACAAGATTCGGTTGGCATGCATGGCGACAAAAGCCAGCAGGAACGCGAACGTGCATTGAATCGATTCCGCAACTCCAATAGCTGCATCCTGGTAGCCACCGATGTGGCCGCCCGTGGTCTCG ACGTTGACGGCATCAAAGTGGTCATCAACTACGACTTTCCGCAACAGACAGAAGATTATGTACATCGGATCGGACGTACCGGTCGGTCTGAGTCAACCGGAGAGGCGTACACTTTCTTCACTTCTAACGAGCGAAAAATGGCCAAGGAATTGGTTGCGGTGCTGGAGGAAGCTAAGCAAACCATTCCACCGGAATTGCTGAAGTGGCGTCACATTGGTGGCGGAGGATTCAATCGCTATGGAGGAGGTGGTGGTGGAAACCGTTTTGGAACATTCAAGAGTGgacgaggaaatgattttgGACGGGGCGGAAATGATCGTTTCGACAAAGGGGGCCCTAAGCGCTCTTTCGGAGGGGGAAGCTATGGAGGTTCGTCTAACGGATACGGAGCCTCATCCAATGGCTATGGAGGAGCTTCATCGTCTACCGGCGGCTACGGAGGTGCGTCATCATCGAACGGATACGGCTCTAGTGGTTTCCGGAACGGTGCAAGCAGTAGTAGTACAAAGCACATCAAGTTTAACGACTAA
- the LOC129717491 gene encoding uncharacterized protein LOC129717491 isoform X2, whose amino-acid sequence MLIRQVKRVLIAATSVCSHSTANSSSSSVRSVRPISAYRQYSSLLRPEVVSQQHQQQRSAVLPEVTSRVYCHSSVAAVLVDKESNEDFEMAPRFERDDYKKDSYRGVKRTGTEFKRSNGRDRDGGGFRGGAGGGGRFGNSSGGGREKWSMESKQLQKINWSKMQLAPFKKDFYHEHPAIRNRSQRDVERFHEKHDITIIGNCPKPITEFDEIDMPDYVLNEIEKQGYQKPTPIQAQGWPIALSGLNMVGVAKTGSGKTLGYMLPAIIHINHQKPDPSIRGPLVLVLAPTRELAQQIQQVATDFGSSSYIRNTCLFGGSSKGPQAGDLRRGVEIVIATPGRLIDFLESGTTTLQRVTYLVLDEADRMLDMGFEPQIRKILEQIRPDRQILMWSATWPKEVQRLARDYLGDYVQINVGSLELSANHNITQHVKVIEEHEKNDELGKLLDTLYARGNPGKILVFTTTKRKCDQISNYLRRFGQDSVGMHGDKSQQERERALNRFRNSNSCILVATDVAARGLDVDGIKVVINYDFPQQTEDYVHRIGRTGRSESTGEAYTFFTSNERKMAKELVAVLEEAKQTIPPELLKWRHIGGGGFNRYGGGGGGNRFGTFKSGRGNDFGRGGNDRFDKGGPKRSFGGGSYGGSSNGYGASSNGYGGASSSTGGYGGASSSNGYGSSGFRNGASSSSTKHIKFND is encoded by the exons ATGCTCATTCGGCAAGTAAAACGTGTACTAATTGCGGCCACATCTGTTTGCAGCCATTCGACAGCtaatagcagcagcagtagtgttCGTAGCGTACGTCCAATCTCCGCATACAGGCAGTACAGCAGCTTGCTGCGGCCGGAAGTCGTTTCCCAACAACACCAACAGCAGAGGTCAGCGGTGCTCCCGGAAGTAACCAGCAGGGTTTATTGCCACTCTTCAGTAGCAGCAGTTTTAGTGGACAAGGAGAGCAACGAGGATTTCGAAAT GGCTCCGCGATTTGAACGTGACGACTACAAGAAGGACTCGTACCGTGGCGTGAAGCGCACGGGTACGGAATTCAAGCGCAGTAACGGTCGTGACCGCGATGGCGGTGGATTCCGTGGTGGTGCAGGTGGAGGTGGTCGGTTCGGTAATTCGTCCGGTGGTGGCCGTGAGAAGTGGTCAATGGAGAGCAAGCAACTGCAGAAAATTAACTGGAGCAAGATGCAGTTGGCTCCATTCAAAAAAGATTTCTACCATGAACATCCGGCTATCAGAAACCGCTCACAGCGGGATGTTGAACGGTTTCACGAGAAGCACGACATCACCATAATTGGCAATTGCCCGAAGCCGATCACCGAATTCGACGAAATTGACATGCCGGACTATGTGTTGAACGAAATTGAAAAGCAGGGCTATCAGAAGCCGACACCCATTCAGGCCCAAGGATGGCCAATTGCTTTGAGTGGTTTGAACATGGTCGGTGTAGCGAAAACCGGTTCCGGTAAAACGTTGGGTTACATGCTGCCCGCTATCATCCATATTAATCATCAGAAGCCTGACCCGAGTATCCGCGGTCCATTAGTCCTTGTTCTGGCGCCGACTCGTGAGTTGGCCCAGCAGATCCAACAGGTGGCGACCGATTTTGGCTCGTCGTCGTACATTCGCAACACTTGCTTATTTGGAGGTTCCAGCAAGGGACCTCAAGCAGGGGATCTTCGTCGGGGAGTTGAGATCGTTATAGCCACTCCCGGGCGTTTGATTGATTTTCTGGAAAGTGGAACCACAACGCTGCAACGCGTCACCTATTTGGTGTTGGATGAAGCCGATCGTATGTTGGACATGGGTTTCGAGCCTCAGATTCGCAAGATTCTGGAGCAGATCCGTCCGGATCGGCAAATTCTTATGTGGTCTGCCACCTGGCCAAAAGAGGTACAACGCCTAGCCCGAGACTATCTGGGCGATTACGTGCAAATTAACGTTGGATCATTGGAGCTGTCTGCTAATCATAATATTACTCAGCACGTGAAGGTCATCGAGGAACACGAGAAGAATGATGA ACTTGGAAAACTTTTAGACACCCTGTACGCTCGAGGCAACCCGGGCAAAATTTTAGTTTTCACCACGACGAAGCGCAAGTGCGACCAAATCTCCAACTATTTGCGTCGCTTCGGACAAGATTCGGTTGGCATGCATGGCGACAAAAGCCAGCAGGAACGCGAACGTGCATTGAATCGATTCCGCAACTCCAATAGCTGCATCCTGGTAGCCACCGATGTGGCCGCCCGTGGTCTCG ACGTTGACGGCATCAAAGTGGTCATCAACTACGACTTTCCGCAACAGACAGAAGATTATGTACATCGGATCGGACGTACCGGTCGGTCTGAGTCAACCGGAGAGGCGTACACTTTCTTCACTTCTAACGAGCGAAAAATGGCCAAGGAATTGGTTGCGGTGCTGGAGGAAGCTAAGCAAACCATTCCACCGGAATTGCTGAAGTGGCGTCACATTGGTGGCGGAGGATTCAATCGCTATGGAGGAGGTGGTGGTGGAAACCGTTTTGGAACATTCAAGAGTGgacgaggaaatgattttgGACGGGGCGGAAATGATCGTTTCGACAAAGGGGGCCCTAAGCGCTCTTTCGGAGGGGGAAGCTATGGAGGTTCGTCTAACGGATACGGAGCCTCATCCAATGGCTATGGAGGAGCTTCATCGTCTACCGGCGGCTACGGAGGTGCGTCATCATCGAACGGATACGGCTCTAGTGGTTTCCGGAACGGTGCAAGCAGTAGTAGTACAAAGCACATCAAGTTTAACGACTAA